In a genomic window of Leisingera caerulea DSM 24564:
- the ectB gene encoding diaminobutyrate--2-oxoglutarate transaminase yields the protein MPTDTSAEISIFKRRESETRSYCRGFDTVFTRASGSELTDDKGRRYIDFLAGCSSLNYGHNDPDMKAALIEHISSDGLAHGLDLHTDAKAAFLEAFDQQILRPRSMDHKVMFTGPTGANAIEAALKLARKVTGRTNVIAFTNGFHGVTMGALAATGNGYHRGGAGLALNGVTRMPYDGYLPGGADTADYLEAMLNDRSSGVDAPAAILLETVQGEGGLNAASPEWVQRIAALAKDHGALLIIDDIQAGCGRTGGFFSFEEMGITPDIVTLAKSVSGFGLPMALMLVRPQHDIFGPAEHNGTFRGNTHAFVTARVAIRKFWTDDRFQRDVAAKSRLLTAALEEMSELLPGSCLKGRGMMQGLDVGSGELAASICACAFENGLIIETSGSEDQVVKVLAPLTTDNETFLKGLKILRDAIRGVTDSSKFAAE from the coding sequence ATGCCGACTGATACGTCAGCCGAGATTTCTATTTTCAAGCGCCGCGAGTCCGAAACGCGCAGCTATTGCCGTGGCTTCGATACGGTCTTCACCCGTGCCAGCGGATCCGAACTGACGGACGACAAGGGGCGCCGGTACATCGACTTTCTCGCTGGCTGCTCTTCGCTCAACTACGGGCATAACGATCCGGACATGAAGGCGGCCCTGATCGAACATATCTCGTCCGACGGCCTTGCCCATGGCCTGGATCTGCATACCGATGCAAAGGCTGCCTTTCTGGAGGCCTTCGACCAGCAGATCCTGCGGCCGCGCAGCATGGACCACAAGGTAATGTTTACCGGCCCGACCGGTGCCAATGCCATTGAAGCGGCGCTCAAGCTGGCCCGCAAGGTGACCGGCCGCACCAATGTCATTGCCTTTACCAACGGCTTTCACGGCGTCACGATGGGTGCTCTTGCGGCAACCGGCAACGGTTATCACCGCGGCGGTGCCGGGTTGGCGCTGAACGGCGTGACCAGGATGCCCTATGACGGCTATCTCCCCGGAGGCGCTGATACGGCGGATTATCTTGAAGCCATGCTGAACGACCGCTCCAGCGGTGTGGACGCCCCGGCTGCAATTTTGCTGGAAACCGTGCAGGGCGAAGGCGGTCTGAATGCAGCCAGCCCCGAATGGGTGCAGCGCATCGCCGCGCTGGCGAAGGACCACGGCGCGCTGCTGATCATTGACGATATTCAGGCCGGCTGCGGCCGGACCGGAGGCTTCTTCTCGTTCGAGGAGATGGGTATCACGCCGGACATCGTAACCCTGGCCAAATCGGTGTCGGGCTTTGGCCTGCCGATGGCGCTGATGCTGGTGCGCCCGCAGCACGACATCTTCGGCCCGGCAGAACACAACGGCACTTTTCGCGGCAACACCCATGCTTTTGTCACGGCCCGGGTTGCGATCCGCAAGTTCTGGACGGACGACCGTTTCCAAAGGGACGTTGCGGCCAAATCCCGGCTCCTGACAGCTGCCCTGGAGGAGATGAGCGAGCTGCTTCCTGGTTCCTGTCTGAAGGGGCGCGGCATGATGCAGGGCCTGGACGTGGGCTCAGGCGAGCTGGCCGCCAGCATTTGCGCGTGTGCTTTCGAGAACGGTTTGATCATCGAAACCTCAGGCAGCGAGGACCAGGTGGTGAAGGTTCTGGCGCCGCTGACGACAGACAACGAGACTTTCCTTAAGGGCCTGAAAATTCTGCGCGACGCGATCCGCGGCGTGACGGACTCAAGCAAATTCGCAGCGGAGTAA
- the ectA gene encoding diaminobutyrate acetyltransferase has protein sequence MEAPRQMRHALEFFRKSTPALREPAAEDGAEIWELVRACKPLDENSMYCNLIQCDHFRETCVVAEIDGEIAGWVSAYVLPDDPETLFVWQVAVSEKARGAGLGSLMLNGLLRRDACKNIKRLQTTITQENRASWGLFHTFAANRSAPLKSQPYFTQARHFRDRQSTEHMVTIDFSEAPGRAA, from the coding sequence ATGGAGGCGCCGAGACAGATGCGGCATGCATTAGAGTTTTTCCGGAAATCAACACCAGCGCTGCGCGAACCTGCGGCCGAAGACGGAGCTGAAATCTGGGAGCTGGTGCGCGCCTGCAAACCGCTCGACGAAAACTCGATGTACTGCAATCTGATCCAGTGCGACCATTTCCGCGAAACTTGCGTGGTTGCTGAGATTGATGGCGAAATCGCTGGCTGGGTTTCTGCCTACGTTTTGCCTGACGATCCGGAAACGCTGTTTGTCTGGCAGGTTGCGGTGTCGGAAAAGGCCCGTGGTGCCGGGCTTGGTTCGCTGATGCTGAACGGCCTGCTGCGCCGCGATGCCTGCAAAAACATCAAGCGGCTGCAAACGACCATCACCCAAGAAAACAGAGCGTCCTGGGGGCTGTTCCACACATTCGCAGCTAACCGGAGCGCGCCGCTGAAGAGCCAGCCCTACTTTACTCAGGCCCGGCATTTCAGGGACCGCCAGAGCACCGAGCACATGGTCACGATCGATTTCTCCGAGGCGCCCGGCAGGGCAGCCTGA
- a CDS encoding MarR family winged helix-turn-helix transcriptional regulator — protein sequence MDRIDASLIALRRILRATDMFGRELAQSVDLTAPQFRVLQIIAGNESCTAKAISQQMRISQATVTSLVDKLVRKEMAVREKSLADRRQTNISVTAKGRRAITEAPDPLQQRFVRKFEAMEDWEQAGLIAALERVAAMLDAEDIDAAPVLDTGESLTTS from the coding sequence ATGGACCGTATTGATGCCAGTCTGATAGCCCTGCGGCGGATTTTGCGCGCGACCGACATGTTCGGGCGCGAGCTTGCCCAATCAGTCGACCTGACGGCTCCGCAGTTCCGGGTTCTGCAAATCATCGCCGGAAATGAGAGCTGCACAGCCAAGGCGATTTCCCAGCAGATGCGGATCTCCCAAGCTACCGTGACCTCACTTGTCGACAAACTGGTGCGCAAGGAGATGGCTGTGCGTGAAAAATCGCTGGCAGACCGGCGTCAAACCAATATTTCCGTTACCGCAAAAGGCCGCCGGGCAATTACGGAAGCTCCGGACCCCCTTCAGCAGCGGTTCGTCCGTAAATTTGAAGCGATGGAAGATTGGGAGCAAGCGGGGCTGATTGCGGCGCTGGAGCGTGTCGCCGCCATGCTGGACGCGGAGGACATTGATGCGGCGCCGGTTTTGGATACAGGAGAATCCTTGACCACTTCGTGA
- a CDS encoding alanine racemase gives MPDICPASWCTVHRDRISRNLELALGLVPKGRRFCAVLKADAYGHGIQQVVPLVQEQGVKCIGITSNSEARAVRQAGFKGAVIRLRAAAPQEIEGALEDRVEEQVASRRAAQQIRASAKAGRYKASVHLSLNAAGMSRDGLEVSTEAGKETCREILDCLGERIGGICTHFPSNDRPELQQSNRLFQQQVSWVFENSNLERSDVVVHAGSSLTLISETAIETDMYRCGAILYGILKPELGFCSTMDLEARVVSLQDYPEGSTVGYDREHRLNRARRLACIAIGYENGFRRLSRNGSVVVGGRFLAPVIGKISMNAIVADVTGADGIQVGDTVSVFGGRGAAPIRPLMAESQFRTIMADLYTDWGRRNYRYYINQ, from the coding sequence ATGCCGGACATCTGCCCTGCCTCGTGGTGCACAGTTCACCGCGACCGCATTTCGAGAAACCTTGAGCTTGCTCTGGGTCTCGTCCCGAAGGGCAGGCGCTTTTGTGCCGTGCTGAAAGCAGACGCCTATGGTCACGGCATTCAGCAAGTTGTTCCCCTGGTGCAAGAACAGGGTGTCAAATGTATTGGCATCACCAGCAATTCCGAGGCGCGGGCCGTGCGCCAGGCGGGCTTCAAAGGGGCTGTCATCCGCCTTAGGGCGGCAGCGCCCCAGGAAATTGAGGGGGCTTTGGAGGACCGGGTCGAAGAACAGGTTGCCTCGCGCCGAGCCGCACAGCAAATCCGTGCCAGCGCAAAGGCCGGACGGTACAAGGCCAGTGTGCATCTCTCTTTGAACGCAGCAGGAATGTCGCGCGATGGGTTGGAAGTCTCGACGGAGGCCGGCAAGGAGACTTGCCGCGAAATTCTGGACTGCCTGGGGGAGCGCATTGGCGGGATCTGCACTCACTTTCCGTCAAATGACCGGCCCGAACTGCAGCAAAGCAACCGGCTGTTCCAGCAGCAGGTTTCCTGGGTGTTTGAAAACAGCAATTTGGAACGGTCTGATGTTGTCGTTCACGCAGGCAGTTCGCTGACACTGATTTCAGAGACCGCAATTGAAACAGACATGTATCGCTGCGGTGCCATACTGTATGGGATATTGAAGCCGGAACTGGGCTTTTGCAGCACGATGGACCTGGAAGCGCGCGTGGTGAGCCTGCAAGACTACCCTGAAGGGTCAACCGTTGGTTATGACAGGGAGCACCGCCTTAACCGGGCCCGCCGCTTGGCCTGTATTGCGATCGGGTACGAAAACGGTTTCAGGCGGCTTTCTCGGAATGGCAGCGTTGTTGTGGGCGGGCGCTTTCTGGCGCCAGTGATCGGCAAGATCTCCATGAATGCGATTGTAGCTGATGTGACCGGAGCTGACGGCATTCAAGTCGGCGACACAGTCAGCGTGTTCGGCGGCCGGGGGGCTGCACCGATCCGGCCGCTTATGGCCGAAAGCCAGTTCCGCACGATCATGGCGGACCTTTACACCGACTGGGGCAGGCGGAATTACCGGTACTATATCAATCAATAG
- a CDS encoding amidohydrolase, with amino-acid sequence MAALSAEQISQLTALRQELHRRPEISGEEAGTAERIAAELTALGADRIWRGLGGHGVAAEFTGAQDGPAVLFRCELDGLPIREISDLPYRSEVEGRGHLCGHDGHMVSVLGVAMRLAGCRPAAGRVIVLFQPAEETGAGAEAVIKDPRWPEIRPDFAFAYHNVPGRPLGEIGLRPGAGNCASRGMQILLEGKSSHAAAPEDGISPANAMAELMAGLPALSQGVIGDAGFALSTLTHVKLGEPAFGISPADGEMRVTLRSMTNERMDTLIAEARRQVESSAVGLKAEVRWHDVFRAVENDEQATEIAQEAAQALGQTCRDMPVPMRWSEDFGRFGEDGAKAALLYVGSGEEHPQLHNPDYDFPDALLPIVTDLFCGIADRLLGRSQA; translated from the coding sequence ATGGCCGCTCTTTCTGCTGAACAGATCAGCCAGCTGACGGCTTTGCGCCAGGAGTTGCACCGCCGCCCCGAGATTTCCGGTGAGGAGGCCGGAACCGCTGAGCGCATCGCGGCCGAACTGACCGCGCTGGGGGCGGACCGGATCTGGCGCGGCCTCGGCGGTCATGGTGTTGCGGCAGAGTTCACCGGGGCGCAGGACGGCCCCGCCGTGCTGTTCCGATGCGAGCTTGACGGGCTGCCGATCCGCGAAATCTCGGATCTGCCTTACAGGTCGGAGGTAGAGGGCAGGGGGCATTTGTGCGGCCATGACGGGCATATGGTATCGGTTCTGGGGGTTGCGATGCGGCTGGCCGGCTGCCGCCCTGCCGCCGGGCGCGTCATTGTGCTGTTTCAGCCGGCCGAAGAAACCGGTGCCGGTGCCGAGGCGGTGATCAAGGATCCGCGCTGGCCCGAAATCCGCCCGGACTTTGCCTTTGCTTACCATAATGTGCCCGGCCGGCCGCTCGGCGAGATTGGCCTGCGGCCGGGGGCGGGCAATTGCGCTTCGCGAGGGATGCAGATTCTGCTGGAAGGAAAGAGTTCGCATGCTGCAGCCCCCGAGGACGGGATTTCGCCCGCCAATGCAATGGCGGAGCTGATGGCCGGGCTGCCGGCACTCAGCCAGGGCGTAATCGGTGATGCCGGTTTTGCGCTCAGCACCCTGACGCATGTGAAACTGGGCGAACCTGCTTTCGGTATTTCGCCAGCCGACGGGGAGATGCGCGTCACGCTGCGCTCAATGACGAATGAGCGGATGGACACCCTGATCGCCGAGGCGCGAAGACAGGTCGAAAGCAGCGCCGTCGGCCTGAAAGCGGAGGTACGATGGCACGATGTTTTCCGCGCAGTCGAGAACGATGAACAGGCCACCGAAATCGCGCAAGAAGCGGCGCAAGCGCTGGGGCAGACCTGCCGCGACATGCCTGTCCCGATGCGCTGGTCCGAAGATTTCGGGCGCTTCGGAGAAGACGGAGCCAAGGCGGCCTTGCTCTATGTCGGATCCGGTGAGGAGCATCCCCAGCTTCACAACCCGGATTATGATTTCCCCGATGCGCTCCTTCCGATTGTGACAGATTTGTTTTGCGGGATTGCCGATAGACTTCTCGGGCGGTCGCAGGCCTGA
- a CDS encoding thiolase family protein: MRDAFIVSTARTPIGKAYRGAFNNLEAPGLAAPAVTAALAAAGVQGGDVEEAVFGSALTQGTSGVNVARHIAQAAGLPDSVAGATVDRQCASGLNAIAMASHMVRCEEVSIALAGGLESISLVQNAHWNGHRYRDPNVRDGYYMAMLDTAEVVAGRYGVTREAQDAYALQSQIRTAKAQQAGLFADEIVPVDAVKVVTDKASGETREERVRLVQDECNRPGTTSAGLAGLAPVRGAGKTVTAGNASQLSDGAAALVVMEAGEARQRGLTPLGALRGFAAAGVAPEEMGVGPVVAIPRLLERAGLSMDQIGLWEINEAFAAQLLYCRDALGIPDDRLNVNGGAISIGHPYGMSGARMAGHILLEGRRRGVTWGVVSMCVGGGQGAAGLFEIF; this comes from the coding sequence ATGCGCGACGCCTTCATCGTTTCCACCGCCCGCACGCCGATAGGCAAAGCCTATCGCGGTGCGTTCAACAATCTCGAGGCGCCGGGCCTGGCCGCGCCCGCAGTCACAGCAGCCCTCGCCGCCGCCGGAGTGCAGGGCGGTGACGTCGAAGAGGCCGTTTTTGGTTCGGCATTGACGCAAGGCACATCCGGTGTGAACGTCGCCCGCCATATTGCCCAGGCTGCCGGGCTGCCCGACAGCGTCGCCGGGGCCACGGTGGACCGCCAGTGCGCCTCGGGCCTGAACGCCATCGCGATGGCCTCGCACATGGTGCGGTGCGAAGAGGTCAGTATTGCGCTGGCCGGTGGGCTCGAAAGCATCTCTTTGGTTCAGAATGCGCATTGGAACGGGCATCGCTATCGCGATCCGAATGTTCGGGACGGTTATTATATGGCCATGCTGGACACCGCCGAAGTGGTGGCCGGCCGCTATGGCGTGACACGAGAAGCACAGGACGCTTATGCGCTGCAAAGCCAGATCCGGACTGCAAAGGCGCAGCAGGCCGGGCTGTTTGCTGATGAAATCGTGCCCGTTGACGCGGTCAAGGTTGTCACAGACAAGGCGAGCGGGGAAACCCGTGAAGAACGGGTCCGGCTGGTGCAAGACGAATGCAACCGCCCCGGTACTACCTCTGCCGGGCTGGCGGGGCTGGCGCCGGTGCGCGGCGCGGGGAAAACCGTGACTGCAGGGAATGCGAGCCAGCTCTCCGACGGCGCGGCGGCCTTGGTGGTGATGGAGGCCGGCGAGGCCCGCCAGCGGGGACTGACCCCATTGGGAGCCCTGCGCGGCTTTGCTGCCGCGGGTGTTGCTCCCGAAGAAATGGGCGTCGGCCCGGTAGTGGCCATTCCGCGCCTGCTGGAGCGAGCCGGGCTCAGCATGGATCAGATCGGCCTATGGGAAATAAACGAAGCCTTTGCCGCGCAGCTGCTCTATTGCCGCGATGCTCTGGGCATTCCCGATGACCGGCTGAACGTGAATGGCGGCGCGATTTCCATCGGCCACCCCTATGGCATGTCCGGCGCCCGCATGGCGGGGCACATCCTGCTGGAAGGCCGCCGCCGCGGTGTGACGTGGGGCGTGGTATCCATGTGTGTCGGCGGCGGGCAGGGCGCCGCCGGGTTGTTCGAGATTTTCTAA
- a CDS encoding ArgE/DapE family deacylase produces the protein MMQDDLKNRLCDTVDAGFDRQVRFLSELTAHPSTRGNEQSAQDFMASELAARGYEVDRWQIDVAGIRHLPGFSPVLGPYEDAVNVVGIHRAQAPAGRSLILNGHIDVVPAGPLDMWDSPPFEPRVEAGWLYGRGGGDMKAGLASNLFALDALRACGLAPAADVFFQSVVEEECTGNGALACLARGYTADAALIPEPFSERLVTAQLGVIWFQVHLKGLPAHVAYAGSGANAIEAAFPLIRALHEMEHRWNAAGNRPADYAHMDHALNLNVGKIEGGDWTSSVPAWCVFDVRMAIFPGQSIDAAKAEIEQVIMDTARENDFLRNALPEIVYHGFHAEGYALSQDSSAKAASAIAALDQAHQSATGEALAREAITATTDARFFGLYADTPALVYGPRAEAIHGFNERVDLESVRRVTRATAMFIADWCGTEEI, from the coding sequence ATGATGCAAGATGATCTGAAAAACCGGCTGTGTGACACCGTAGACGCTGGTTTCGACCGGCAAGTCCGATTCCTGTCCGAGCTGACGGCGCACCCGTCGACGCGGGGCAATGAGCAGTCGGCACAGGATTTCATGGCATCTGAACTGGCCGCGCGCGGTTATGAGGTCGACCGCTGGCAGATTGACGTTGCCGGGATCCGGCATTTGCCCGGGTTCTCACCGGTGCTCGGTCCTTATGAAGATGCCGTCAACGTAGTGGGCATTCACCGCGCTCAGGCGCCTGCAGGCCGCTCGCTCATCCTGAACGGGCACATTGACGTGGTGCCCGCCGGGCCGCTGGACATGTGGGACAGCCCCCCGTTCGAGCCGCGTGTGGAAGCAGGCTGGCTCTATGGCCGCGGCGGCGGGGATATGAAGGCGGGCCTGGCTTCGAACCTCTTTGCGCTGGACGCTCTCAGGGCCTGCGGGCTGGCCCCTGCCGCGGATGTGTTCTTCCAATCCGTGGTCGAGGAGGAGTGCACCGGCAACGGCGCGCTGGCCTGCCTGGCGCGGGGCTATACCGCTGACGCGGCTTTGATCCCCGAGCCGTTTTCCGAACGTCTGGTCACCGCGCAGCTGGGCGTGATCTGGTTTCAGGTGCATCTCAAAGGCCTGCCGGCTCATGTCGCCTATGCCGGCAGCGGAGCCAACGCGATCGAGGCGGCCTTTCCGCTGATCCGGGCGCTGCATGAAATGGAGCACCGCTGGAACGCAGCCGGGAACCGCCCGGCCGATTACGCCCATATGGATCACGCGCTTAACCTGAACGTCGGCAAAATCGAAGGCGGCGACTGGACCAGCTCGGTGCCCGCCTGGTGCGTTTTCGACGTGCGAATGGCAATATTCCCTGGCCAGTCCATCGACGCCGCAAAGGCCGAGATCGAACAGGTGATTATGGATACCGCGCGCGAAAATGACTTCCTGCGTAATGCCTTGCCCGAGATTGTCTATCATGGCTTTCATGCCGAAGGGTACGCGCTGTCGCAGGACAGTTCCGCCAAAGCCGCGTCCGCGATTGCCGCGCTTGATCAGGCGCACCAATCCGCCACCGGTGAGGCCCTGGCGCGCGAAGCGATCACCGCCACCACCGATGCGCGTTTTTTCGGCCTCTATGCGGACACTCCGGCGCTGGTTTATGGCCCGCGCGCCGAAGCGATCCACGGTTTCAATGAACGCGTCGACCTGGAAAGCGTACGCCGCGTCACCAGGGCCACAGCCATGTTCATCGCCGATTGGTGCGGAACCGAAGAGATCTGA
- a CDS encoding 3-oxoacid CoA-transferase subunit B codes for MSSAKERMIARAAREIAPGMVVNLGIGLPTRVVNHLPADFPVCLHTENGLAGIGPAVPPEQADRNLIDAGGGYVSTVPGSAFFDSATSFAMVRSGRLDLTMLGAFEVGANGDLANWKIPGKFSPGAGGGIELAQKARRVVVLTTHTDRAGNPKLKSECALPLTARGCVARVFTDLAVIDVSPQGFVLAETAKGVSAAEVAEATGAPLIRPDTDLPAF; via the coding sequence TTGTCCAGCGCTAAGGAACGCATGATTGCCCGCGCCGCGCGTGAGATTGCACCGGGCATGGTGGTCAATCTCGGGATCGGCTTGCCGACCCGGGTCGTCAACCATCTGCCTGCTGATTTCCCGGTATGCCTGCATACCGAAAACGGCCTGGCGGGCATCGGCCCGGCGGTGCCGCCGGAACAGGCGGACCGCAATCTGATCGACGCAGGGGGCGGCTATGTCTCGACCGTGCCGGGATCGGCCTTTTTCGACAGCGCCACCAGCTTTGCGATGGTGCGCTCCGGGCGCCTGGATCTGACTATGCTGGGGGCGTTCGAGGTCGGCGCGAATGGTGATCTGGCCAACTGGAAAATCCCTGGTAAGTTCAGCCCCGGCGCAGGCGGCGGCATTGAGCTTGCGCAGAAAGCGCGGCGGGTGGTGGTGCTGACCACGCATACCGACCGGGCCGGCAATCCCAAACTGAAGTCCGAATGCGCCCTGCCGCTGACGGCCCGCGGCTGTGTGGCGCGGGTTTTTACCGATCTGGCAGTGATTGATGTGTCGCCGCAGGGATTTGTTCTGGCTGAAACTGCAAAAGGTGTCAGCGCGGCTGAAGTGGCCGAGGCCACCGGCGCACCGCTGATCCGTCCTGATACCGACCTGCCAGCATTTTGA